In Brachypodium distachyon strain Bd21 chromosome 5, Brachypodium_distachyon_v3.0, whole genome shotgun sequence, the genomic window GTGCTCGTGGAACGCGTAGCCGCCGCTGCCCACGGCCGCCACCGCGGCGACTTCCTCCTCGATCTTGTGCCTGTGCGCGTTCTCCGGGTCCTTCTTCGCCTGGTGCTTCTCGTACTGCACACGCACGCGCGCACGCACAGCCGTGTAAACGTAAAGCATCAATGGCAGACATGCGATGGAAATTAACCTTGCGTATTATAAGTAGTTAAGTACCATGGcgaaggcgccggcggcgagggtgccCATCTCGCCGAGATGCTCCTTACGCTTgtgctccttctcctccttcctgtACTTGTCGgactcgtcgtcgtcgccgccgggggTGGACTTCTTGTAACCGCCGCCGCTGtactcgtcgtcgtcgccggtaGACTTCTTGTACTCCTCGTCGCCACCGGACTTCTTGTACCCGCCGCCACTGTActcgtcgtcgccgctggACTTCTTGtatccgccggcgccgctccgGTCGTAGTCGTCGGTGGCGGACTTGTTGCGGCCGTAGTCCTCGTGGGTGGACTTTTTGTAGCCACCATCGtagtcgtcggcgccggcgcctgaCTTCTTGtacccggcgccgccgctgtactcgtcgtctccggcagACTTGTTgtacccgccggcgccgctgccgtcgtAATCGTCGGTGCCGGACTTCTTGTACCCGGTCTCGTAGTCGTCGGTGCCGGACCTGCCGTAGGCGCCGCTGCGGCCGTACTCGTCAGCCATCTCAAGTTCGTTCGTTCGATCGGGTCTGAGACTTTGAGAGAGAAAACAGTACACttgtcacaactcacaagtgTAAAGCGCGCTGGTTTGTTTGTCCTATGAGCACAGCAACGTGGAGTATTTATAGCAGAGAGCTCCAGTTTGGCAGGCCAGATCGATCGTGGCTAATTTGCCGCGTACGTATTGCTGTAATGCATGCGAAATCAAATAAATCATACTCTACAGCTCTACTTGGAAGTTGGAAAAGTGGATTTATGTTCGCAGAGATGAAACTGTGTTTGCACATCGACATCAACTTGTTGGACCACAATTAATGTGGACGGGGTTTATTCCTTGAGTTTCTTGGATCTCAGACTATGTTAGTTTACAATACTCCTAAATAAATATGGACCGTCCATTTATCTTAATCTAATGATCAATTTTACGTGAGACTACAACACAAGTCTCAAGGAGTACCAACCCTAAAACCTAGGAAGTACCTTCACATTAAGGGTAAAATTGTAACAACACATCAACAAATTACATTGTCCACAGGTGATTTAGGAATCCAATCTGATGGGTACCTGTTAATCAAAATGAAATCAGAATGCTCACGCGCGCTCCTGGGTCTAATCTAATGTGTGTGTTAATCAACATTAAGAACCATAACAGGATCGCGTATTCGggcacggcggccggcggcgtggaTCGCGTATTCGGGTaccgcggccggcggcgtggaTCGTGGATTCGggcacggcggccggcggcatgGATCGATTGTGCTCGTCGGCTATCGGCACGGCTGCCTGCGGCGACCTAGGGGCACAGCCGCGTCGGAGAGGTTGACGATGACCACGACCGTTTGTGCTGAACAGTGCACTGTCGATCATCAATGATCCTATTCCTTGAATCAGTATTTCATTGTAGTGTAATGAATCTTGCTAACTGACGTACTCCTGTTTGTGAATATGGATCGGGAGGTTAGTGAGCGCCTGAGCAGTAGGGGGGAGAGTTAGCCGGAGGGAGGGGAATCAAGTTTGCCGGTGAAGTGCATGCGTGCAATGGCAGGCACGCAAGGGTAAGAGGGGCGGACATGGCCACATGGGGATTCCTGAGTACACCGTGATCGATTTGGGAAGATAGATGGGAGACAATGCTAAGACAAAGTCTAAATTAACCCTGTGAACGGACGGTTAGATTTGCCAGGTACTCCTCACGGTTCCTATGGAGTACCGGGCCCGGTACTGTAAAATTTTCCCAGACTAATGGTTAGGGACTGTTGGATATGGCCCAAGTTTGTTCtaccaaatatttggctttCTAAAACACTGGCcaactttttttgtttgagttGGCTTGTGGAAGTTTGACATCCATCCAAATAAGGACCAAACTTTAGCGTTGGAGGCCCATACAAGGAGACTCAGTATGCCTGAAACAATTGTCAGTTTTTTTCATATTGACAAAATACCCCCGGGTCCACAGGTTGAAGTAACCAAGTTGAAGTGCTTAACTATTCATTTAATTCTCTCATAGATCTGACAGCTATGGCGTCCAGCTGTTGTTTAACCATTCCTTTAATTTTCTCCACTCCAATGCCGAGACATACGAAGAATGAAATGGAAAACTAAAGAGTGGAACAATTTATCAACACGCTGAGGCATAACATTATGAATTTTGTGATGTTAAGTAAAATCAAGGAAGTGTTGctaaaattttcaatttttaatGCCAAAATCATTATTActcatttcaaaattttacagAAACTTACTCTGAAACAGTGTGTTACTGACATCTAAAAATTCTAAAATATATAAGTTCTCTAAAATGAGTACTTTGTTGTAAAGAAAATCAACATAGTATCTATGGAAAAAATTGTCTTTTCATCTCttacttaacggtcaactagcggtcaactaacggtagtCGCATATTTGCACcccatgcaaaatttgagtgacAAATTTGGAACAAGAAAATTCTGAGTGGCATTTGGGCAAAATTTGAATGGTAAATATGAAATTCTCTCTTAAAATTCGTGTTACTCCGTCTAAGGAGTAGTTCATAAAATAATATTAAAATGCAGCATAATTATCTCTaaaagttactccctctgatactaaattcttatctcaaaattatctaaatatggatgtatctattcttaaaagacgcctagatacatgtaatatttcgaaaacaatttagaatcggtgGGAGTAACTAGTTTATAATAAAATCACGCAGGTGATACTGTCTCTTTGATTTGGCCGTTGTGTCATCATCAGACATAAAGAAGTTAGTTATCACTTCCATACATCGATCGCTGCCCGCATACGTGCTCGATCCGTAGGCCGGTGTGTTCAATGCGACTTATCATGGCCGGCGTCGGTACGCAATTAAGATCCAGCCTCCAGAGCATGAATGCGCCCGCGTACACCACGCAGTCGCTCGCATCGCATCGCggtccaaagtccaaactaACAACATATGGACTGAACCCATACCGGCCGGCATACCGCTGGATGGCCGGATGGAGCCTCGAGCTCAGTTCTCAACGGGAAAGGAAGGCCGGGACGGGATCGCTGTTCGCGGCGTCTCTCCGGAACAAAATTCTTCACAGTACTCTCCAGTGCGCCGCGCACGTACAGGATTACATAAGGCCACTCACAGGTTCCAGTGTTCCATTCCCACCAGAAAATAAAGATCTGGATTCTGGACTCAATCTCCTCTTCTTTTGTCCTTTCCCAGAGTTTAGCGTCGGCGAGCAAGTGGTGCGCGCGACTTGCAAATTAAAGGCAAAATCTTGCATCTCGCAACTTGCATGCAGAGCATAAAGCTCAAAGAGATTCAAGCAGATAAAGCCTGCCGCCTGCCGGTTCGCTCAAAGTAAACCGGCCGGGGGCACATAATCGAACCATCGAAGTGGACGcgccgggccgggccagcGGGATCAACATCGGCATGTGTGATGTGTCGATCTCGAGTTGGTTGGCTCAAGGGCGGGCTGGGGAAGCAAGTGTCGGCAGGGTGCGTCTCAagggcgcgcgcggccggcCTGTGCAAGCTAGGCGCGGATATCCCGCGTTGATACCCCGACGACGGCGATCGATCGGTCGTCGGTAcacgcccgtgcccgcgcgcgGCTGGCTGGTCGCGTCGCGCCAGTGGATATAATGTGGTTGCACGTCCACTTTGGCCTGCCGGCCCTGGGCGTTCAGGTCGCCGTCGGCAACCAGCAGTCCGGAACCGACAGCCGCGACGGCGACATGGATATGGGGCTGGATGAGGCCAGTGACGCGTCGCGTGCGCGTTCGTTGATGGGAAGACGTACGTACGACCGCTAGCTAGTTGCGTCCACGTGTaaacgtacgtacgtgggTGGTGGCCGGTAGTATAGGGGTATATGGTACGAGTGGAATACGATCGATCAGTGTGCTTATGCAACGTGTATGCTCTCGTCTCGATCTAGCGAGACCATTCGTTATTCGTAAGTGTGGTTAGGCGTTCGTGtaaggcaggcaggcagcttGCCATTTCTTTCTGTCTATGATCGACTTCATTGGTTGCGTTTAAGAAGAGTTAACACGGAACACATGGATTCATGATTCCGCCTACATACATACGCGCAGGCATTGCTAGCATGTGCGATGATCCTTTAATCCGTCAGGATAGCTAGTTCACTTTGCGCGCGAACGGTTCAAGAGGTTCGCAAGGTCCACTTTCCACAAGGATTAAGAAACTGCAACCAACCCAGTTCTAACAGAAAGAATATGACTGGGGGAGTGGCGCTGCACAGCATTACAAAGgattatacggagtactccctccgtcccatactgagttactcaaatttgtccaaacatgaatgtatctatgcctaaaagatgtctagatacatgtaatagaaattcacttaatatgagacggaaggagtactatgTTTTATGTTTTATTCAATGTATCACAAAGTAGCATTACTTCTATTACATATTTGTACATGGAAAAGGCATAGTAGTGCTGTGGCAAGCAAGACTGCTACATACAGACCGGTACGTGCTACATATAGGTAAATCCATCCTGTGGATAGGAGTAAGAAAACACATATGCTAAATCCTTTACCAAGGACCAGTAACAACAACCACACATAAATGATAGCATCAAGGACACACTTATTCACTTTCTTGACAATCTTCTCTAGTAATCGTCAGAGCCGGTCTTGCCAGTCCCGGCAGTATACTCATCGGTGCTGGACTTGTTGTAGCCACCACTGTACTCATCAGCGCCTGGCTTGTTGTAGCCACTGCCGCCATAGTCATCAGTGGTGGACTTGTTGTACCCACTGCCACTGTAGTCATCAGTGTTGGAGGTGTTCTTGCCGCTGCCATAGTCTTCGATGCTTGATTTGTCGTAGGCAGACTCCTCGGTGGTCGATTTGGCGTAGGAGTCCTCCTCAGTGCTTGATTTCTTGTAGCCGCTTCCGCCATAGCCATCCTCGGTGCTGGAGTTCTTGTATCCACTGTCATAGCCACCAGCGCTGGGTTTGttgtagccgccgccgctgtaaTCATCGGTGCTAGATTTGTTGTGACCGCCACTGAAATCGTCTGTGCTGGACTTGTTGTAGTCACCACTGGCACTGTAATCATCGGTACTAGTTTTGTTGTAGCCGTCACTGGCACCGTAGTCATCGGTGCTAGATTTTTTCAGGCCACCACTGGCACCATCCATGCCCGACTTGTTGTAGCCACCACTGCCACCATAGTCGTTGGTGTTGGAGTTCTTATACTCGCCATCATTGTTGTCATTGCTGGATTTGTTGAACCCACCAGTACCACGGCCATAGtcttcctcgctagtcttGCTGTACCCGCCTTCATCATCATTTGCACCAGACCTTCCATAGCTGCTGCGATCATACTCGTCTGCCATTTCAAAATGAAAAGCAATGAATCACACAGAACACAAGTAGATGATACTTGGTTGCACTATGGTACCAAGAAGCATACGGTAGGAGGTATTTATAGCAGGTAAACCTAGCAACATCTAGGGCTCTAGGCAGTTTAAATAAATTATTGGATCAGAACGAGGCTCCATAAACCCAGAATATGGGTGGCTAATATCATGCACACTTAATGACTGAAAGCACTTCATTTGTTCTCTGGTGGAGATTTTTTGCAATCTTTGGAGCCAAGGGACAGTTGGAATTGGACCAACGTGTGaccacacaaaaaagaaaaggtaatcCACAAAATAGTATGTTCTTCAACCCTGCAAGATCTCCAATGCACCGCATATTATTTTAGCTAACGAATGTAAACATACATGGAAAAAAATCACTTCCCTTATCAACCAGATGAATACTAGGGCAAGTTGTTTACATATAATTTTTCTTAGAAACACTACTGCAGGTTTATGCAGTACAGCTGTTTAACTGTGAAAGCTTAAACGGTTCTGAAAGGGAAAGCAAACTATACACAACTCATATTGCAACAGAAAGCACAAGCATGCTGTGAGAAGAAAACaccacgaaaaaaaaaacattgctAACACTTTTGCAGCATGGTGCAGCACTACATCCATACGAAGTTTCAAATGAAATCAAGATGTAGGTACAGACTATTATTAGCTCAGCATCGAAATATGCACCTACAGATCAATTATCTGCAGTATAAAAAGAATTCAGTATACACACAGCACACAGTGAACACCATGCAAGTTGGAATATCTTTTAAACAGAAATTTGTTAACACTCCAGACAGAGAGAAGATATTTTATCAGCAGCAACCGCTTTAAGTAGATAGGTGACTGATGGGAATAGACATGCCGCCCCATTAATGCGGACAGTTTAATTCCCCACTAGTTAGATCGGTGGAAGCAATTGCGCACGCAAAGGAAGATGCCAAAGTATATTCTGACAATTATTTGTCACCAGAAATCCATGTTATTAATCTGATAATTATGAGAATGGCAGTCACTCAACTTGTTATGGCAGTGTAATGTGTTTCTCAGTAATCAAATTTGTTTCGTTTGTCGTTGCAGTCGAATTAATCTAAATTTCTGATAACCATGAGAtatgtgtataaaaggagttCTAGAGTGTAGCTACAAGTTACCTTGACTTGCTACAAAGAAGTTAGTTAGCATGAGAGTGAGCAAGCATAAACATAAAGCAGCAGTTGCATGAAACTGTGCTTGCTATCATCTGAAGGATCCACTGTACATTTGCTTACATATATCTCTAGTGTGCTTATGAAAAGGGACATCCCTGCGTGAAAGATTAGATTAGGGTAAAATGTAACTAATTAAAAATACAGGAAGGACAAAACCGTTCATCATTCTAAGATTGACAGTGCGGGAAACAAGaattaggaaaaaaaacatattcaGCTGACTAGACAAGCAATCCACAAATTCTGTCCACGTGGAAGGATGCATGTGTTACAAGTCACCAGCAATTCCAGTAACTTCACTGAGTAAACTCGTTTCTTATGACTGTATTGAGTGAGATGTCTCTGGTTTAAACATAGCAATTAACTGTCACCATATCACTCGTCCGGAatacttttttgtttctcactAAAAAACTGAGACAAGTACCTGGAGCATTTCCCATTTAACAGTTATGCGCCCCCAAAAAACTAAGATATTTATATTCTTGATCGAAGAGGCAAAAATATCATTTCCAGTTCATTGAACCAAGACATACTTGTGACCCAAAATAAGGAAAATTGTTTCTCACTGAAGTATTGTAGAAAACATATCTTGAATTATTGCTAAATGACATGATTCTACACTGCCCTGCCGACAACATGCAACTTGTGTAATCTATGAATTGGGAGTAGTATCCCCACAACACCAATAACTGACCTCCGActaaaaacataaaaatataatAGCTTGCTTGCACCTTTGCTTGAAGTGGAGATCTTCGTGGCCCAGTTTGATGATGATTTTTCCATGGGCAAGTACAAGAAGCATTTGTATCCTAACCAGGAAGCATGTGCATACGTTTGCATAATGCGATAAATTACCAATATAATGGTCCAGGGATCAACTAATACTGAATGTTAGCACGAATATCTTCAGACACTGAGTGCTGGAACACACTTGGAGATAACTCTGCTACACGATTATACAGAAGTAGGCATCTTAAATGGAATCAGAACCGCAGAAGCATGTCAGGGACTTCCGTTTTAAATCTCACTGTTATTAGCTTTGTTCATCAGAATAAACAGACTTGACAAATTGTGCCCGTAAGAAAATATGAGTTTAATCCTTCAACCATTTAGAAGTAAGCTTCACAGCCTTCAATAATGACAACAGGGTATACACAAAAGCCACCACAGAAAAATTCATTGTCCAAGATTAATACTTTCAAGCAGATCTTTAGCATGAATTGTCACATAATGCTGTGGACCATAGCATATACTTGCAAGATATTTGCAAAAGTTGATGCAGCAAATAGCTAAGCTGAGAACACAACCCTTCTGTTCTTCGATGGAAATCGGTAACCCATCTGCATAAGAAAGGTTGGCAGAATCTTCTTCAGAAAGATGGAGAGACTGAAATATTGTTGTCCCAAGCCAACTGAAGTCTATAGGGTTCTTTATCTTTTCCAGAATGAGTGAGCTTTGAGCTAGAAATGGCCAGCACTGCAATGATAATGATAACATGCGCCTGCCAAAATCATCACAAGTTGATCTGAATTGGTGGTGCTGGATGGAATCATATTGTGCTGAACTTACTGAACATGAAGCAAAGCTGAACTTGGCTTCAGATACATTCTTCCCTGCCCCTCCCTGTATACATTGAACAAGATCTAACATGGACTGTCCAGTACTTAACAAAAAATGCGACAGTGGGGTCATAAAACAGCATTCAGATAAGAAGAGATGGTGTGTAGCTCCTGCAAGAACAAATGAATAAGCTGCTGCAGCTTTGGTCATTTCGAAAGAAACATTACTGTTTTCTCCGTTAAAACCATCAGTGTTTGATTTTAGGGCGCGGAAACGGTAAGCAGAGGCAAGGGCCATGTAAGCTCTAAGACTTATATGGTGAAGAGGATGTAGCATATGTCTTCTCCGTGAAAGTTCCACTTTCTGCAACTCACCCATCCAGTTTTTGGAAAGCATGCTTTCAATTATATCACAGCAAGCTTTAGGGTCATCACCTAATGAGTATTGAGAGATTGCCTGTTGTAAGATATCATCCAAATTCTCGATTGCTGGAGACATAACAGCATCCTCCAGTGAATTCAATTTCCTAAAGTCACACTGATCAGGTAGCATGTCAGCCTTGCAGAAAATTTAAGAGCTTATTTCTCTTCGCAAAGGAAAATTTACAAGTTTAAGAGTAAAAGTGTTAACAACTCCAACATATCCAAGTAGCTAACTAGGGTTGCTAGATTCATGTATAACTGACTCGAAATAAACCACTCATATTACTTACTACTAGTACCTTACTGGTgaatatacattttttttgtaagttATGTTGGGGTGAAAGGTATCTAAGAGAAGTTCAAAGACGTAAATTGACTAGAATGTATAACACCAAGAGTTGAAACAGTAACAACACAGTATACAAACCACACCACTTAAATTCAAAATATTCCAAACTATGAATGGACACAAAAAAGTATATGGTGAAGTAGATAATAATGTTTTCACCAAAAATAGTAGCTAATCATTGAAACTTGCCTAGAAGTTTTTGGAACATTGTAGGGTACTAGCAAGTGCCTAATGTCAAAGATACCAAAATACCTAGCTCCATAGGGTGCATATGCACCCTATATTTATAAATATCGTCTCTACTACAAAAGGTCATACgatctttgaaaaaaaatcttgcgTGGAAATCATTCAATAACAATTATCCTGTATCATTGCCAAATTTGATGCAAAAATATGATCTTCTGCATTCTAcactaaaaaaagaaaagaaattatcaAAGTTTCGGTAACCAATACTTACTACTAGTACCTTACTGGTGAATAAACATAGTACTAAATCACTACATGAGGCACATGGTAATTTGCAGAAAAATGATAACATTTTCTACGGAGTTGCCTCTTACATTCAGAATAAGATCCACATATGGTTCAGGTGATGCAGTACAGCGCTTGCAAAAACAAATGAATTTGTACTTTGACCAAAGATCTGAATGCCTTGCTTCCTGAAAAGGGAAGTTGGGACTTGTGAGTTATGAGTGTGACAAGTGACAACAGCAGCGAAATAGAAGTAACTACTACATTATTTCATGTGCAACCAGTTAGGAAGTCCAGaaattccttcttttcttcaaagATAACTACCTCTTTCTGAATACATGACATTCTAGCATTAACTTTTGTGTTCGTAAATTTCACTCTACCATTTTTGTGATAGTTTTACAccaatttttttcccttgcaTACCCTCCCTTTGGCTATTTCCAATGCCATTTATTAGTAGGCGTGGTGCAGTCTTTTCCATATGCAACTTGATTGAAACATAAACTCATAAAGCGTCATGCATTTGAGAACGTAGTTTAATATCGTAAAATAGGTAAACCTACAATGCGGAACACCCTGACAACATTAGTTGTTCACAATACCTTGACCAAGACAATAAGTGTGCATCAACTAAGACCAAAGATATACCTGCACCGATGAATCTAAACAGaaacatataatctacatgGATTGCCTTATAATCTGAAAATCCATCCTAAAGTAGGTGCGCATTTAGATATATCTTTTGCATAAGGTGGAACTAACCAGTGATCAGAACATCTATCAATAAAAACAGTCTGTACAGTTGTCAGCAGTAGTTTCATTTGAAAGAAAGGTGGCCCTTTTTGTTCTAAAAGAAATAGTCATACTAAGTCAATAAAGAGTTCTATTAATTACAGTTGCCTAAAATTAAGGGCAAAATTGATGATGTAAACACTAGTACTAAGTGGACCAGTGATAAAGTGGCACATGTTATATTTCATGAAACAATTAAACACTTGTCTGATTCCTCAAAACTGTATTGTAAAACTCATGCAAAGTAGGAGAAAATGAGTACCCTGGTCTGGAGAAGATCAATGTATGCTATGCAAACTTCATCACCCTTATTGATTGGCCTCGTGCAACGGACAACAACTCTTGGACCATATTTCCCAACTGCTAAAGAGTAAAGAGAGTCAGGATAAAAGTTCAATATTTTGCCTCTCAAGTGCAGCATGATTACATTAATGAACATGAAAGAAATACCATGAGTAAAACCATCTTCAAACTGCCAAGCACGCCACTGCAACCAATACAAAGCCCAATAACTTACTATACATTGAGAAATATGTGGCATGCAATGTAATCAATTATCTTCTCTTAAACCAATACAAAACCATCTTAGAATAGTGACAGAAAAAGTTTAGAAGATATCCCGTCCTTCCTGAAATATAAGTTTTTAAGTTTTgacaagtttatagaaaaaatatatcaacatctacaatACCACATTAATATCAATAGATACATCATAAAATATGTCTCCATAGTGTATTTAGTTGGTATCGTACATGTTGATATCTTGTTGTagtataaacttggtcaaacttaagAAAACTTAACTTATATCACTTATAttttgggaaggagggagtattaaataaaaatatgatTTGATTTCCTTTACCGCGTCTGATGCAATTCCTTTGCTTGCAGGGACTGCACGGTATGGTGGTTTGTCTGAAACAGAATCTTCCTTCCATGGAGCCAATATAAAATTATAAGAAGCATTTGGAAAGCAACTATGATTGAACCATGAGAAATTAGGCCCATAAACTGCGATGCCCAAGTCTCGTCCTTCACAAATCTGCACCTCAACACTGTTGATCATCACTGCCCATAATGCCACCATCTCTACTGTCAGACCATTCAAGAAAACAACAGCATTTTGCGTCCTCATTTTTCTGGCCGACGACATCAGCATGCTTCCCTCTAGTATCCTCTCAGAAACCTCACCACCTTCCTCCAGGACTTCCCGAATACCACTTACTGAAAGCCCACCAATTCTACTGGACTGGTTTATTGAATCTGAAGAAACAAGACCATGCATCTCAAGCAAATAAAGAAGGCGTAAAGCAGCACGGAAATCACTTGTTCCTTCAGTGGTGCAGGAAGTAGAGGCTTTTTCAAGGTGGTTTGCAAAGAAACAACATTCGCCAGAAGACATATGCACTTGACAATCCGAGCTTAAGCAGTCTGAGCAGCAGTATCGAACAGAGCAGCACACCATGCAAGACACGACACATGTACGTTGTGATGGCAAGTCCCTGAAACAGGAGGAGCAGTGGGAGTGGAGGAATTCATCATGCAGGGCCATGGCATAAGGCGCGATAGCTCGAGTCAGGTTCTCCGATATGTCTAGAGATTCACCTGCTCTCATCTCCATTGCCATGAGTCCTATTGCAAAGTTCTGTTTTGCATAGAACAAAATCAGGAGTTCAGGACTTGACTAGATTATCCAATGCTCAGCAAAATTGGACTAAGAAAtggtttggcacccatcatttgggcatagaattgtagaattcattttgaattccaaaaaacaacttatttggttggcacggaattaaccacaggaattcaatctcaaattccatggaatcacactataactagcctcaattcctctctaaaagccatcatttctctagaattgtctctcactcttcaattccatgtggtagacaaacatgatttttcaacccggaattcaaattcaaccaaatgaaattctatcaaaaattggatttcatttcattttgatcaaatgaaatgaattctcggttgccaaacgagctgtaagaTTTCCCCACAACATAATAATCCATCAGCTCTCCGTCCATTTATATTAGTACATAGTATATGGCAGACCTCGCTATTCTGTGTACATGATCGGTTGCTCTTACTGTCTTACAACTACACCAAAAAATTATACCGATTTTCTTCGTCCAGTGCCTCTGCCCAACCAGTTAATTTTGGggcaacaaaaaagaagagtaGAAACACTCGAGATCCCTATGAATTAGAAAGAGGAAACTCTACCGGCTGGCGGAATCCAAGGCTACTTTATGCCCCCAGTCACCAAACCCTCGCTACAAAAAGGAAGTGCTTGAGAAGGTGAGCTTTACTCAACTTGACACCGAGATGAAAGCCGAATAACAAAGCCGCAGGCCTTCGCTG contains:
- the LOC100823220 gene encoding protein SET DOMAIN GROUP 41 isoform X7; amino-acid sequence: MAMEMRAGESLDISENLTRAIAPYAMALHDEFLHSHCSSCFRDLPSQRTCVVSCMVCCSVRYCCSDCLSSDCQVHMSSGECCFFANHLEKASTSCTTEGTSDFRAALRLLYLLEMHGLVSSDSINQSSRIGGLSVSGIREVLEEGGEVSERILEGSMLMSSARKMRTQNAVVFLNGLTVEMVALWAVMINSVEVQICEGRDLGIAVYGPNFSWFNHSCFPNASYNFILAPWKEDSVSDKPPYRAVPASKGIASDAWRAWQFEDGFTHAVGKYGPRVVVRCTRPINKGDEVCIAYIDLLQTREARHSDLWSKYKFICFCKRCTASPEPYVDLILNCDFRKLNSLEDAVMSPAIENLDDILQQAISQYSLGATHHLFLSECCFMTPLSHFLLSTGQSMLDLVQCIQGGAGKNVSEAKFSFASCSVSSAQYDSIQHHQFRSTCDDFGRRMLSLSLQCWPFLAQSSLILEKIKNPIDFSWLGTTIFQSLHLSEEDSANLSYADGLPISIEEQKGCVLSLAICCINFCKYLASICYGPQHYVTIHAKDLLESINLGQ
- the LOC100823220 gene encoding protein SET DOMAIN GROUP 41 isoform X10, producing the protein MEGRFCFRQTTIPCSPCKQRNCIRRAVGKYGPRVVVRCTRPINKGDEVCIAYIDLLQTREARHSDLWSKYKFICFCKRCTASPEPYVDLILNCDFRKLNSLEDAVMSPAIENLDDILQQAISQYSLGDDPKACCDIIESMLSKNWMGELQKVELSRRRHMLHPLHHISLRAYMALASAYRFRALKSNTDGFNGENSNVSFEMTKAAAAYSFVLAGATHHLFLSECCFMTPLSHFLLSTGQSMLDLVQCIQGGAGKNVSEAKFSFASCSVSSAQYDSIQHHQFRSTCDDFGRRMLSLSLQCWPFLAQSSLILEKIKNPIDFSWLGTTIFQSLHLSEEDSANLSYADGLPISIEEQKGCVLSLAICCINFCKYLASICYGPQHYVTIHAKDLLESINLGQ
- the LOC100823220 gene encoding protein SET DOMAIN GROUP 41 isoform X3, which gives rise to MAMEMRAGESLDISENLTRAIAPYAMALHDEFLHSHCSSCFRDLPSQRTCVVSCMVCCSVRYCCSDCLSSDCQVHMSSGECCFFANHLEKASTSCTTEGTSDFRAALRLLYLLEMHGLVSSDSINQSSRIGGLSVSGIREVLEEGGEVSERILEGSMLMSSARKMRTQNAVVFLNGLTVEMVALWAVMINSVEVQICEGRDLGIAVYGPNFSWFNHSCFPNASYNFILAPWKEDSVSDKPPYRAVPASKGIASDAWRAWQFEDGFTHAVGKYGPRVVVRCTRPINKGDEVCIAYIDLLQTREARHSDLWSKYKFICFCKRCTASPEPYVDLILNCDFRKLNSLEDAVMSPAIENLDDILQQAISQYSLGDDPKACCDIIESMLSKNWMGELQKVELSRRRHMLHPLHHISLRAYMALASAYRFRALKSNTDGFNGENSNVSFEMTKAAAAYSFVLAGATHHLFLSECCFMTPLSHFLLSTGQSMLDLVQCIQGGAGKNVSEAKFSFASCSCWPFLAQSSLILEKIKNPIDFSWLGTTIFQSLHLSEEDSANLSYADGLPISIEEQKGCVLSLAICCINFCKYLASICYGPQHYVTIHAKDLLESINLGQ
- the LOC100823220 gene encoding protein SET DOMAIN GROUP 41 isoform X1, translated to MAMEMRAGESLDISENLTRAIAPYAMALHDEFLHSHCSSCFRDLPSQRTCVVSCMVCCSVRYCCSDCLSSDCQVHMSSGECCFFANHLEKASTSCTTEGTSDFRAALRLLYLLEMHGLVSSDSINQSSRIGGLSVSGIREVLEEGGEVSERILEGSMLMSSARKMRTQNAVVFLNGLTVEMVALWAVMINSVEVQICEGRDLGIAVYGPNFSWFNHSCFPNASYNFILAPWKEDSVSDKPPYRAVPASKGIASDAWRAWQFEDGFTHAVGKYGPRVVVRCTRPINKGDEVCIAYIDLLQTREARHSDLWSKYKFICFCKRCTASPEPYVDLILNCDFRKLNSLEDAVMSPAIENLDDILQQAISQYSLGDDPKACCDIIESMLSKNWMGELQKVELSRRRHMLHPLHHISLRAYMALASAYRFRALKSNTDGFNGENSNVSFEMTKAAAAYSFVLAGATHHLFLSECCFMTPLSHFLLSTGQSMLDLVQCIQGGAGKNVSEAKFSFASCSVSSAQYDSIQHHQFRSTCDDFGRRMLSLSLQCWPFLAQSSLILEKIKNPIDFSWLGTTIFQSLHLSEEDSANLSYADGLPISIEEQKGCVLSLAICCINFCKYLASICYGPQHYVTIHAKDLLESINLGQ